In Colwellia sp. PAMC 20917, a single genomic region encodes these proteins:
- a CDS encoding GNAT family N-acetyltransferase, which translates to MTIIYSFSDDHIKQVHQLYKSVWWGKERSLEDTQNCIRGSQICIGILDEDNELIGFTRILSDFIYKAIIFDVIVSTSHRGNGIGQQLMSLVKNHDELVKVKHFELYCLPELESFYKNLGFSTDVGGIKLMRCSNR; encoded by the coding sequence ATGACCATAATTTACAGCTTTTCTGATGACCATATAAAGCAAGTTCACCAACTTTATAAAAGTGTATGGTGGGGTAAAGAACGCTCACTCGAAGATACTCAAAATTGTATTCGTGGTTCTCAAATTTGTATTGGTATTCTCGATGAAGACAACGAGCTCATTGGTTTTACGCGAATTCTCAGCGACTTTATCTATAAAGCAATCATCTTTGATGTGATTGTAAGCACCTCTCATCGGGGTAATGGTATCGGTCAGCAATTGATGAGCCTAGTTAAAAACCATGATGAATTAGTCAAGGTAAAACATTTTGAATTATATTGCTTACCTGAACTGGAAAGCTTTTATAAAAATCTTGGCTTTTCAACGGATGTCGGTGGTATAAAATTAATGCGCTGCAGCAACCGTTAA
- the lysC gene encoding lysine-sensitive aspartokinase 3 → MSLLPFTVAKFGGTSLADHQAMLRCAQIIKNDASNKVVVVSASSGVTNLLVRLSQKDVSQHEQLAIVSSIRAIQFNITQHLAEETQLNFQIDQLLNELSEFANAQSLNYCPRIADAILSFGEQMSSCIFAQVLKSVGVNGEVFDVRQVMKTNALYGKAVVNLELLANNAQQLLTPLLVDKVIVTQGFIGQDEDGHTTTLGRGGSDYSAALLAEALHADNLSIWTDVVGIFTTDPRITEHARAIKEISFGEAAEMATFGAKILHPATLIPAMRKNIPVFVGSSKEPEKGGTRIQQFVESSPIYRSIALRREQTLVTVKSPAMLHASGFLAQVFGILAKHELSVDLITTSEISVALTFDNPTGSTQALLNSTVVEELEQLCEVTVEHGLSLIAVIGNKMHRSNGVGTSIFETISGINVRMICHGASEHNLCFLVDEKQANETVEKLHNALFS, encoded by the coding sequence ATGTCATTATTACCTTTTACTGTTGCAAAATTTGGCGGCACAAGTCTAGCTGACCATCAAGCAATGTTGCGATGCGCTCAGATCATTAAAAACGATGCAAGTAATAAAGTTGTTGTCGTATCTGCAAGTTCAGGCGTTACTAATTTACTGGTTCGTTTAAGTCAAAAAGATGTATCTCAGCATGAACAATTAGCAATCGTTAGCAGTATTCGCGCTATCCAATTTAATATTACCCAACATTTAGCTGAAGAAACACAGCTAAACTTTCAAATTGATCAACTGCTAAATGAGTTAAGCGAGTTTGCTAACGCGCAATCACTTAACTATTGCCCACGTATAGCCGATGCAATTTTGTCATTTGGTGAACAAATGAGTTCATGTATCTTCGCACAAGTCCTTAAATCTGTTGGTGTTAATGGCGAAGTGTTTGATGTTCGCCAAGTCATGAAAACCAACGCATTATACGGTAAAGCCGTTGTTAACCTTGAGTTGCTCGCTAATAATGCACAGCAACTTCTTACGCCTTTGCTGGTTGATAAAGTTATCGTTACCCAAGGCTTCATTGGTCAAGACGAAGACGGTCATACGACAACCCTAGGCCGTGGCGGTTCTGATTACAGTGCGGCACTTTTAGCCGAAGCGTTACATGCCGATAATCTTTCTATTTGGACTGATGTCGTCGGTATTTTTACCACAGACCCACGTATTACTGAGCATGCTCGTGCTATTAAAGAAATCAGTTTTGGTGAAGCGGCTGAAATGGCGACCTTTGGCGCAAAAATTCTTCATCCCGCAACACTTATTCCTGCGATGAGAAAGAATATTCCGGTTTTTGTTGGTTCAAGTAAGGAACCAGAGAAGGGCGGCACACGCATTCAACAGTTTGTTGAATCAAGCCCAATATATCGCTCAATAGCCTTACGTAGAGAGCAAACACTGGTAACGGTAAAGAGTCCAGCCATGCTACATGCTAGTGGTTTTCTTGCGCAAGTCTTTGGTATTTTAGCCAAACATGAACTAAGTGTTGATTTAATTACCACCAGTGAAATCAGTGTTGCGCTAACCTTTGATAATCCAACGGGTTCAACACAAGCGCTTTTAAACTCAACCGTTGTCGAAGAATTAGAGCAACTTTGTGAAGTGACCGTAGAGCACGGTTTATCGTTAATAGCGGTTATAGGAAATAAAATGCATCGCAGTAATGGCGTCGGTACCAGTATTTTTGAAACTATCTCAGGGATAAACGTACGGATGATTTGTCATGGCGCCAGTGAACATAACTTATGTTTCTTAGTCGATGAGAAACAAGCAAATGAGACCGTTGAAAAGCTACACAATGCCTTATTTTCATAA
- the queC gene encoding 7-cyano-7-deazaguanine synthase QueC produces the protein MTNKVVVIYSGGMDSFTVLNRALHDGKEVFALTFDYGQRHVKEIEFASTVCQSLDVNHKIIDISSINQLLAGSSLTDNIDIPEGHYEAESMKSTVVPNRNMILLSLAVGYAVSVGASQVYYGAHSGDHAIYPDCRPEFVMKMNEVCKIANYESVEIFSPYLTVTKSDILTDGLKMGLSYDNTWTCYNGREKACGKCGACQERLEAFSDNNVTDPLSYES, from the coding sequence ATGACAAACAAAGTTGTTGTTATTTATTCTGGTGGCATGGACTCATTCACTGTTCTTAATCGCGCCTTGCATGATGGCAAAGAAGTGTTCGCATTAACTTTTGATTACGGACAGCGTCATGTCAAAGAAATTGAATTTGCCAGTACGGTTTGTCAATCACTTGATGTAAACCATAAAATTATCGATATATCATCTATTAATCAATTACTTGCTGGTTCATCATTAACTGATAATATTGATATTCCTGAAGGTCATTACGAAGCTGAAAGTATGAAATCAACGGTTGTTCCTAACCGTAACATGATTTTGTTATCACTTGCGGTCGGTTATGCCGTTTCAGTGGGGGCTAGCCAAGTTTATTACGGCGCACATTCAGGGGATCATGCAATATATCCTGATTGCCGTCCCGAATTTGTAATGAAAATGAATGAGGTGTGTAAAATAGCTAACTACGAGTCAGTAGAAATATTTAGCCCTTATTTAACGGTTACTAAAAGTGATATTTTAACCGATGGATTAAAAATGGGCTTAAGCTATGATAATACTTGGACGTGTTATAACGGCCGTGAAAAAGCCTGCGGAAAATGTGGTGCCTGCCAAGAGCGTTTAGAAGCTTTCAGTGATAATAATGTTACCGATCCGTTAAGTTACGAGTCGTGA
- the queE gene encoding 7-carboxy-7-deazaguanine synthase QueE produces MTVKYKINELFETIQGEGAFTGQPSIFIRLQGCPVACSWCDTKHTWAINLEDEVTPNAMLTKEAESQTWSALTVKDILAMITAEDYQAKHIVITGGEPAMVDLLPLCQALETNGFSCQLETSGTFEIQVTDKCWVTVSPKVNMKGGYKILNSAMLRANEIKHPVATEQHIDDLKALLAEHNIVNTQVYLQPISQKERATALAIKSCIENNWRLSVQVHKYLGIE; encoded by the coding sequence ATGACCGTAAAATACAAAATTAATGAATTATTTGAAACTATTCAAGGAGAGGGCGCTTTTACCGGTCAACCTTCAATTTTTATCCGTTTGCAAGGTTGCCCCGTTGCTTGCTCGTGGTGTGATACTAAGCATACTTGGGCAATAAATCTTGAAGATGAAGTAACACCGAATGCTATGTTAACAAAAGAAGCTGAATCTCAAACGTGGTCAGCGCTTACGGTTAAAGATATTTTAGCGATGATAACGGCAGAAGATTATCAAGCCAAACACATCGTTATCACTGGCGGTGAGCCAGCGATGGTTGATTTACTCCCTCTGTGCCAAGCACTTGAAACCAATGGTTTTAGTTGTCAATTAGAAACATCGGGTACTTTTGAAATACAGGTGACGGATAAGTGCTGGGTGACTGTTTCACCCAAAGTAAACATGAAGGGTGGCTACAAAATATTAAACTCAGCGATGTTACGTGCCAATGAAATTAAACATCCAGTGGCGACTGAGCAACATATAGACGACTTAAAAGCGTTATTAGCCGAACATAATATTGTTAACACTCAAGTTTATTTGCAACCGATCAGCCAAAAAGAACGGGCAACAGCGTTAGCAATAAAAAGCTGTATTGAAAATAATTGGCGTTTATCTGTTCAAGTACATAAATATTTAGGTATAGAGTAA
- the pdsS gene encoding proteobacterial dedicated sortase system histidine kinase, translating to MKNKLNFRFGLRTKLLLLSSFLFAIPWFGYQYVWEMEKYLRFGQEQTIIGTARALATSLHERPNLFNNQASFLPDVEKGKDLYGYQLSQAINLDGLPNDWPSFQEKAHYYGVNNQLGQQLSVDKLTNHFSAAVGKYDKYLYFFIQVIDDTVIYRDENARAINKNDHLELSFNDINGNFQRFIVSNKNQGWLAAYRINDLESNERLQFPKPVSFIQGQWRDTEQGYNIELRIPLTKISDRLAFAIHDVDAPLSAATTIIGSADPSSAATLGTILVPSPEIERIVKGMSYTQSRIWVVDQHHRVLAKSGDIKKASGLWQKNINNSDNDGSWYAWTQKYLQPLFQHLLNKPQDDFIDRLYDTQNLTGEHIEAALAGMPKSQWRLTTDKKAVIISAAYPIYISDKVNGAVIVEETTNGILSVRNKALEKLFTSILAIMLLGAFAFFFFASRISNRIRQLRNQAEIAIDEHGRINNEIAESMQVSTANDEIGDLSRSFSTAVNRLSQYNHYLENMSSRLSHELRTPIAIVRTSLENLSLQALPDKSTAYIDRAQSGINRLNNILTNMSEATRLEQMLNQTDKVSFNLFDVLNGCVQGYQQIYPNFTIEYLASDKKVMLAGSPEHIAQLLDKVVTNAVEFSDDNKLFITTALKNKDITIHVSNNGTLLPDTMEERLFDSMVSMRETPQMKEDKTPHLGLGLYIARLICEFHQGHIVASNHHNPQGVTVSITLPLQVK from the coding sequence ATGAAAAATAAGCTCAATTTTCGTTTTGGCTTACGAACTAAGCTTTTACTCCTGTCTAGTTTTCTCTTTGCCATTCCCTGGTTTGGTTATCAATACGTATGGGAAATGGAAAAGTATTTACGCTTTGGTCAAGAACAAACAATCATAGGAACAGCAAGAGCCCTCGCGACTTCGTTGCATGAACGCCCTAACCTTTTTAATAACCAAGCCAGTTTTTTACCCGATGTTGAAAAAGGTAAAGACCTTTACGGTTATCAGTTATCCCAAGCGATAAATCTCGACGGTTTACCCAACGACTGGCCAAGTTTTCAAGAAAAAGCCCACTATTATGGGGTTAATAACCAGCTTGGTCAGCAATTAAGCGTTGATAAGCTCACTAATCATTTCAGTGCCGCTGTTGGAAAATATGATAAATACTTATACTTTTTTATTCAGGTGATCGACGATACGGTTATTTATCGTGATGAAAATGCTCGAGCCATCAACAAAAATGATCATCTGGAATTATCATTCAACGATATTAATGGCAATTTCCAACGTTTTATCGTCAGTAATAAAAATCAGGGGTGGCTTGCTGCCTATCGTATTAATGATCTTGAAAGTAATGAACGGCTTCAATTTCCAAAGCCTGTTAGCTTCATTCAGGGCCAATGGCGCGATACCGAGCAAGGTTATAATATTGAACTGCGCATCCCTTTAACTAAAATCAGTGACCGCTTAGCCTTTGCCATTCATGATGTCGATGCGCCATTGAGTGCAGCCACAACAATAATAGGCAGTGCAGATCCAAGTAGTGCAGCAACCTTAGGCACCATTTTGGTGCCGTCACCTGAAATTGAACGCATAGTAAAGGGCATGAGTTACACGCAGTCACGTATTTGGGTGGTTGATCAACATCATCGCGTGCTAGCAAAAAGTGGCGACATAAAAAAAGCCAGTGGCTTATGGCAAAAAAACATCAATAACTCTGATAACGATGGCTCTTGGTATGCTTGGACACAAAAATACTTACAACCGTTATTTCAACATTTGCTCAACAAACCTCAAGATGATTTTATTGACCGTCTTTATGACACGCAAAACCTAACGGGTGAACATATTGAAGCCGCACTTGCGGGTATGCCAAAATCTCAATGGCGATTAACCACAGATAAAAAAGCGGTAATCATATCAGCTGCATACCCTATTTATATCAGCGATAAGGTCAACGGTGCGGTAATTGTTGAAGAAACAACCAATGGCATTCTCAGTGTACGAAATAAAGCCTTAGAGAAATTGTTTACGTCAATTTTAGCGATTATGTTATTGGGTGCTTTCGCTTTTTTCTTTTTTGCGTCACGTATCTCAAATCGCATTCGCCAACTGCGTAATCAGGCAGAAATTGCTATTGATGAACACGGTCGAATCAATAACGAGATAGCTGAGAGTATGCAAGTATCAACAGCGAATGATGAAATTGGCGATCTCTCTCGCAGTTTTTCAACGGCGGTAAATCGTTTGAGCCAGTACAATCATTATTTAGAAAATATGTCGTCACGACTCTCTCATGAACTCCGCACCCCAATAGCGATTGTTAGAACGTCCTTAGAAAATTTGTCTTTACAAGCCTTGCCTGATAAAAGTACCGCTTACATTGACCGTGCCCAAAGTGGTATTAATCGCTTAAACAATATATTAACCAATATGAGTGAAGCGACTCGTCTTGAACAAATGCTCAATCAAACTGACAAGGTCAGTTTTAATCTCTTTGATGTGCTCAATGGTTGTGTACAAGGATATCAGCAGATATACCCTAACTTTACTATTGAGTATTTGGCCTCAGATAAAAAAGTAATGTTGGCGGGATCGCCTGAGCATATAGCGCAATTATTAGATAAGGTTGTCACTAATGCCGTAGAGTTTAGTGATGATAATAAACTTTTCATAACGACAGCGTTGAAAAACAAAGACATCACCATTCACGTTAGCAATAATGGCACGTTATTACCCGACACGATGGAAGAGCGACTTTTTGATTCTATGGTTTCAATGCGTGAAACACCGCAAATGAAAGAAGATAAGACCCCTCATTTGGGCTTAGGCTTATATATTGCCCGCTTGATTTGTGAATTTCATCAGGGGCATATCGTGGCAAGTAATCATCATAATCCGCAAGGTGTCACGGTGTCGATTACCTTGCCATTGCAGGTAAAGTAA
- the pdsR gene encoding proteobacterial dedicated sortase system response regulator has translation MLKRIAIVEDEAAIRENYADVLRVQGYQVQTFANRESACKAFAISLPHLVILDIGLEQEYDGGFTLCQWLRNISTTLPIIFLTARDNDVDTVSGLRIGADDYLTKDISLPHLSARIAALFRRQEALKQPTAESSLLTLGPLTIDNQRMSIVWQQQSVDLTITEFWMVFALAKNPGHVKNRQQLMKDSNIYVDDSTITSHVKRIRKKFNQIDKDFNCIETVYGMGYRWNKDEK, from the coding sequence GTGTTAAAACGAATTGCCATAGTCGAAGATGAAGCCGCTATAAGAGAAAACTATGCGGATGTGCTGCGCGTTCAAGGTTATCAAGTGCAGACCTTTGCTAATAGAGAAAGTGCCTGTAAGGCCTTTGCAATAAGTTTGCCCCACCTTGTGATATTAGATATTGGTTTAGAACAAGAATATGACGGCGGTTTTACCCTATGCCAATGGCTTAGGAATATATCAACGACCTTGCCTATTATTTTTTTAACTGCGCGTGATAATGATGTTGATACGGTGTCAGGATTGCGTATTGGTGCTGACGATTATTTAACTAAAGATATTAGCCTGCCACATTTATCAGCGCGCATTGCAGCCCTCTTTCGTCGCCAAGAAGCACTAAAACAGCCAACCGCTGAAAGTAGTTTACTCACATTAGGGCCGCTAACTATCGACAATCAACGAATGAGCATTGTTTGGCAGCAACAAAGTGTTGATTTAACGATCACCGAATTTTGGATGGTCTTTGCCTTAGCTAAAAACCCCGGACATGTTAAGAACCGTCAACAACTGATGAAAGACTCCAACATCTATGTCGATGACAGTACCATTACTTCCCATGTAAAACGCATTCGTAAAAAATTTAACCAAATAGATAAAGACTTTAACTGCATAGAAACAGTTTATGGTATGGGCTATCGTTGGAACAAAGATGAAAAATAA